In Tessaracoccus flavus, the following are encoded in one genomic region:
- a CDS encoding SDR family NAD(P)-dependent oxidoreductase, whose product MRKAIVTGSSRGLGEALARQLREAGWDVLGLSRADGVDLSSVDALSTWLGRGTLEQFLAEATDVVLVNNAGTVGPVAEVGAQSPDAISEAVTLNVTAPLVLTDAVVRHRPAGVPVRVVHISSGAGRHPYPTWSVYCATKAAVDMHALALAEEGIDGVRAASVAPGIVDTDMQASIRETEGFPLRDTFIGYKESGALSSPDDAAAKILRLIESPDFGTSPVTDVRG is encoded by the coding sequence ATGCGCAAGGCGATCGTGACCGGTAGCAGCCGCGGCCTCGGCGAGGCGCTGGCCCGGCAGCTGCGCGAAGCCGGTTGGGATGTGCTCGGCCTGTCCCGCGCCGACGGCGTTGACCTGTCGTCGGTGGACGCGCTCAGCACGTGGCTGGGGAGGGGAACGCTGGAGCAGTTCCTTGCCGAGGCCACCGACGTCGTCCTGGTCAACAACGCCGGCACGGTCGGGCCCGTGGCGGAGGTGGGGGCTCAGTCGCCCGACGCCATCAGTGAGGCGGTCACCCTCAACGTCACAGCGCCGCTCGTCCTGACCGACGCCGTCGTCCGGCACCGCCCGGCCGGGGTGCCGGTGCGCGTCGTGCACATTTCCAGCGGCGCCGGACGGCACCCCTACCCCACCTGGAGCGTGTACTGCGCGACGAAGGCGGCGGTCGACATGCACGCGCTGGCGCTCGCCGAAGAGGGCATCGACGGCGTCCGGGCGGCCTCCGTCGCTCCCGGCATCGTCGACACCGACATGCAGGCCTCGATCCGTGAGACCGAGGGTTTCCCGCTGCGCGACACGTTCATCGGCTACAAGGAGTCGGGGGCGCTCAGCTCGCCCGACGACGCGGCGGCCAAGATCCTGCGGCTGATCGAGTCGCCGGACTTCGGCACCTCCCCGGTCACCGACGTCCGCGGCTGA
- the aph(3'')-Ib gene encoding aminoglycoside O-phosphotransferase APH(3'')-Ib → MNRTNIFFGESHSDWLPVRGGESGDFVFRRGDGHAFAKIAPASRRGELAGERDRLIWLKGRGVACPEVINWQEEQEGACLVITAIPGVPAADLSGADLLKAWPSMGQQLGAVHSLSVDQCPFERRLSRMFGRAVDVVSRNAVNPDFLPDEDKSTPQLDLLARVERELPVRLDQERTDMVVCHGDPCMPNFMVDPKTLQCTGLIDLGRLGTADRYADLALMIANAEENWAAPDEAERAFAVLFNVLGIEAPDRERLAFYLRLDPLTWG, encoded by the coding sequence TTGAATCGAACTAATATTTTTTTTGGTGAATCGCATTCTGACTGGTTGCCTGTCAGAGGCGGAGAATCTGGTGATTTTGTTTTTCGACGTGGTGACGGGCATGCCTTCGCGAAAATCGCACCTGCTTCCCGCCGCGGTGAGCTCGCTGGAGAGCGTGACCGCCTCATTTGGCTCAAAGGTCGAGGTGTGGCTTGCCCCGAGGTCATCAACTGGCAGGAGGAACAGGAGGGTGCATGCTTGGTGATAACGGCAATTCCGGGAGTACCGGCGGCTGATCTGTCTGGAGCGGATTTGCTCAAAGCGTGGCCGTCAATGGGGCAGCAACTTGGCGCTGTTCACAGCCTATCGGTTGATCAATGTCCGTTTGAGCGCAGGCTGTCGCGAATGTTCGGACGCGCCGTTGATGTGGTGTCCCGCAATGCCGTCAATCCCGACTTCTTACCGGACGAGGACAAGAGTACGCCGCAGCTCGATCTTTTGGCTCGTGTCGAACGAGAGCTACCGGTGCGGCTCGACCAAGAGCGCACCGATATGGTTGTTTGCCATGGTGATCCCTGCATGCCGAACTTCATGGTGGACCCTAAAACTCTTCAATGCACGGGTCTGATCGACCTTGGGCGGCTCGGAACAGCAGATCGCTATGCCGATTTGGCACTCATGATTGCTAACGCCGAAGAGAACTGGGCAGCGCCAGATGAAGCAGAGCGCGCCTTCGCTGTCCTATTCAATGTATTGGGGATCGAAGCCCCCGACCGCGAACGCCTTGCCTTCTATCTGCGATTGGACCCTCTGACTTGGGGTTGA
- a CDS encoding calcium/sodium antiporter: MNLLDVGRIVLGLVLLVGGGELLVRGASDLAKRAGISSLVVGLTVVALATSAPELAVSVGATLNGQPDLAVGNVVGSNIVNILVILGLSALVLPLAVRQQLVRLDVPVMVGMTVVLLLVSLDGRISLADGTLLLALMAVHTVVTVWVSRRSPEADDHPGQTMDDSEQPSDEAGTGRRRPGVLLSAAFLAIGVGLLVLGAGQLVDGAVSIAEALGVSELVIGLTVVALGTSLPELATSLIAAVRGERDMAVGNIVGSNIANIGLVLGVPALISGNGLPVPPAALALDIPLMLAVAVALSPVVLTGFTVARWEGAMFLLLYGAYTAYLVLDAIGHDSLEGFTLVLVLFLLPLVVITLVATVGYELGVHAGRRQAKRGDELGG, encoded by the coding sequence ATGAACCTCCTCGACGTGGGCCGAATCGTGCTCGGTCTCGTCCTTCTGGTGGGCGGCGGCGAACTGCTGGTCCGCGGCGCCTCCGATCTGGCGAAACGCGCGGGGATCAGCTCGCTGGTGGTGGGCCTCACGGTAGTCGCCCTGGCAACCTCTGCACCTGAGCTCGCCGTCAGCGTCGGCGCGACCCTGAACGGTCAACCCGACCTGGCGGTCGGCAACGTCGTCGGATCCAACATCGTCAACATTCTGGTCATCCTGGGTCTGTCGGCCCTGGTGCTGCCACTCGCCGTGCGCCAGCAGTTGGTACGCCTCGATGTGCCGGTGATGGTGGGCATGACTGTGGTACTCCTGTTGGTGTCGCTCGATGGCCGCATCTCACTCGCCGACGGGACCTTACTGCTGGCGTTGATGGCGGTGCACACGGTAGTCACCGTCTGGGTCTCCCGTCGCTCGCCCGAGGCGGACGATCATCCCGGCCAGACGATGGACGACAGCGAGCAACCGTCAGACGAGGCGGGCACAGGGCGACGGAGGCCGGGGGTACTTCTGTCGGCTGCATTCCTCGCGATCGGAGTGGGATTGCTGGTGCTCGGTGCCGGCCAGCTCGTCGACGGCGCCGTGTCGATTGCCGAAGCGTTGGGTGTGAGCGAGCTGGTCATCGGGCTCACGGTGGTGGCTCTCGGTACGTCGCTGCCGGAGCTGGCCACATCGCTCATCGCCGCGGTCCGCGGGGAGCGCGATATGGCCGTCGGCAACATCGTCGGCTCCAACATCGCCAACATCGGTCTGGTGCTCGGCGTCCCTGCGCTCATCTCCGGCAACGGTCTTCCGGTGCCGCCCGCCGCCTTGGCGCTGGACATTCCCCTCATGCTCGCCGTTGCCGTGGCGCTGTCCCCGGTGGTGCTCACCGGCTTCACTGTGGCGCGCTGGGAGGGGGCCATGTTTCTGCTGCTGTACGGCGCGTATACGGCGTACCTCGTGCTCGATGCGATCGGCCACGATTCGCTCGAGGGTTTCACGCTGGTGCTGGTGCTGTTCCTGTTGCCGCTGGTGGTGATCACCTTGGTGGCGACGGTCGGGTACGAGCTGGGGGTCCACGCCGGGCGGCGGCAGGCGAAGCGCGGCGACGAGCTGGGTGGCTGA
- a CDS encoding cation:proton antiporter: MESALTFLVAAFLGGAAAAALRLPALVGFLAAGFVVNALGIEAPVWLGWVADLGVTLLLFSIGLKLDLRTLLRRHVWVTTGLHLLLFSLLSALLIGAFALVGLAFDRDPEAIALVGFGLSFSSTVFVVKHLEEFDDERSLYGRASIGILLLQDIAAVVFIVLVTGVHPSWWALALLVIPLSMPLVRRLWAWMGDGELQLLFGLAMAFVPGYWAFEAVGLHGGLGALIVGLLLASAPQATALSNALSKALLGLKDVLLVGFFLSIGFTGVPTLSELAAAVLLLALLPLKGLLFVVLFRWSRLRNRTSAFAGVTLSNYSEFALIVGAVGVEQGLLDSRWLVALSLAVALSFVLGAVTGRRSPSLPAWIAEKFPNRAEEKLLYEDRHIDIGHCNAVVLGMGRVGRGAFDRLCSVGGINVVGIESDPFKVADLGRRGCRVIEGDATDGEFWVRVRQTGHVELAILALPNHEANVAALAELRKTHFAGVSAVITRRDHEIEDALGLGADAALSLYSGAGVQLADEALAIWEDVEGEGTD; this comes from the coding sequence ATGGAGTCGGCGCTGACTTTCCTGGTGGCCGCTTTTCTCGGCGGCGCTGCGGCTGCTGCGCTCAGACTCCCCGCCCTCGTCGGCTTCCTTGCGGCTGGCTTCGTCGTCAATGCCCTCGGGATCGAGGCGCCGGTGTGGTTGGGCTGGGTGGCGGACCTCGGGGTGACGCTGTTGCTGTTCAGCATCGGGCTGAAACTCGACCTCCGCACGCTGCTGCGCCGCCACGTCTGGGTGACGACAGGCCTGCACTTGCTGCTGTTCAGCCTCTTGTCGGCGTTGCTCATCGGAGCGTTCGCCCTCGTCGGGCTGGCCTTCGACCGCGACCCCGAGGCCATCGCGCTGGTGGGGTTCGGGTTGTCGTTCTCCAGCACGGTGTTCGTCGTCAAGCACCTGGAGGAGTTCGACGACGAACGCTCGCTCTACGGCCGGGCTTCGATCGGCATCCTCCTCCTGCAGGACATCGCCGCGGTGGTGTTCATCGTGCTGGTGACGGGGGTGCACCCGAGCTGGTGGGCGCTGGCTCTCCTCGTGATCCCCCTCTCCATGCCGTTGGTAAGGCGGCTCTGGGCGTGGATGGGCGACGGCGAGCTGCAGCTCCTCTTCGGCTTGGCGATGGCCTTCGTCCCGGGCTACTGGGCGTTTGAGGCGGTGGGCCTGCACGGTGGGCTGGGCGCCCTCATCGTCGGGCTTCTTCTGGCCAGCGCCCCGCAGGCTACTGCTCTGTCCAATGCTCTGTCCAAAGCGCTTCTGGGGTTGAAGGACGTGCTGCTGGTCGGGTTCTTCCTCTCCATCGGGTTCACCGGCGTTCCGACGCTCAGCGAGCTCGCGGCCGCGGTCCTCCTCCTGGCGTTGCTGCCGCTCAAGGGTCTGCTCTTCGTGGTGCTGTTCCGGTGGTCGCGGCTGCGCAACCGCACCTCGGCGTTCGCCGGCGTCACGCTCAGCAACTACTCGGAGTTCGCGCTCATCGTGGGTGCCGTGGGGGTGGAGCAGGGGCTGCTGGATTCGAGGTGGCTGGTGGCGCTGTCGCTGGCGGTCGCGCTCAGCTTCGTCCTCGGCGCCGTCACGGGTAGACGATCGCCGTCGTTGCCGGCCTGGATCGCGGAGAAGTTCCCCAACAGGGCCGAGGAGAAACTGCTCTATGAGGACCGGCACATCGACATCGGGCACTGCAACGCCGTCGTGCTCGGCATGGGGCGCGTCGGGCGGGGCGCGTTCGATCGGCTCTGCTCGGTGGGCGGCATCAACGTCGTCGGGATCGAGTCCGACCCCTTCAAGGTGGCCGACCTCGGCCGTCGCGGCTGCCGAGTGATCGAGGGCGACGCCACCGACGGTGAGTTCTGGGTGCGGGTGCGGCAGACCGGCCATGTGGAACTGGCCATCCTCGCCCTACCTAACCACGAGGCCAACGTTGCCGCGCTGGCGGAACTCCGGAAGACCCACTTCGCCGGGGTGAGCGCAGTCATCACCCGCCGTGACCATGAGATCGAGGACGCGCTCGGCCTCGGCGCCGATGCGGCGCTGTCGCTCTATTCCGGTGCCGGCGTCCAGCTGGCCGATGAGGCACTCGCGATCTGGGAGGACGTCGAGGGCGAGGGCACCGACTGA
- a CDS encoding lactonase family protein: MTRLVLIANAGDGTISTLAINREPNPRLEVLATSGDVKGCSTFAIDPERDLVFAATKDPSIAVLRLDRESGELTELSRRPVDAPLAYLALTPDGTSLLGASYHDGFGEAWPVDGEGLGEPHSRFEYANLHAIVAADDNVYAPSLGDDLVAQFRLEDGELKPLSPGAVNAPAGSGPRHLIVDGQHVYLLTEFSGEVIRYSRGDNGGLSEEQRTIVVDPDAGLSRSRYGADPMEEHLIWGADLHRGGRFLFTSERTTSTIATVEVGPDGELGDVLAHTRVEQQPRGFAVTPDGEFLISVGERSTFASLFAIHDDGSLEQVSRVGIGAGANWVRVL; this comes from the coding sequence ATGACCCGACTCGTTCTCATCGCCAACGCCGGAGACGGCACCATCAGCACGCTCGCGATCAACCGGGAGCCCAACCCCCGCCTCGAGGTGCTCGCCACTTCGGGCGACGTCAAGGGCTGCAGCACGTTCGCGATCGACCCAGAGCGCGACCTGGTGTTCGCCGCCACCAAGGATCCATCCATTGCTGTGCTGCGCCTGGACCGGGAGAGCGGCGAGCTCACCGAGCTCTCCCGCCGCCCCGTCGACGCCCCCTTGGCGTACCTGGCGCTGACCCCTGACGGCACAAGCCTGCTCGGCGCCAGCTACCACGACGGGTTCGGCGAGGCCTGGCCCGTCGACGGCGAGGGGCTCGGCGAGCCGCACTCCCGCTTCGAGTACGCCAACCTGCACGCGATCGTCGCCGCAGACGACAACGTCTACGCACCCTCGCTCGGAGACGACCTCGTGGCGCAGTTCCGGCTCGAAGACGGGGAGCTGAAGCCGCTCTCCCCGGGCGCGGTGAACGCTCCGGCCGGAAGCGGCCCGCGACACCTCATCGTGGACGGTCAGCACGTGTATCTGCTGACCGAGTTCTCCGGCGAGGTGATCCGCTACAGCCGCGGCGACAATGGCGGCCTCAGCGAGGAGCAGCGCACCATCGTCGTCGACCCCGACGCCGGATTGAGCCGCAGCCGCTACGGCGCCGACCCCATGGAGGAACACCTCATCTGGGGCGCCGACCTCCACCGCGGCGGCCGGTTCCTCTTCACGTCCGAGCGCACCACCTCCACCATCGCCACCGTCGAGGTGGGACCCGACGGCGAGCTCGGCGACGTCCTCGCGCACACCAGGGTCGAGCAGCAGCCCCGCGGGTTCGCGGTGACCCCCGACGGCGAGTTCCTCATCAGCGTTGGGGAGCGGTCCACTTTCGCGAGCCTGTTCGCCATCCACGACGACGGGTCGCTCGAGCAGGTCAGCCGCGTGGGTATCGGGGCCGGGGCCAACTGGGTGCGGGTGCTCTGA
- a CDS encoding recombinase family protein: MLIGYARVSKADGSQSLDLQHDTLRAAGVERDNIYDDLASGGRDDRPGLTACLKSLRDGDVLVVWKLDRLGRSLAHLVNTVKELSDRKIGLRVLTGKGAQIDTTTASGRMVFGIFATLAEFERDLIRERTMAGLASARARGRKGGRKFALTKAQVRLAQAAMAQRDTSVSDLCKELGIERVTLYRYVGPKGELRDHGKHVLGLTSQLVSFRKLSHLRASSEN, encoded by the coding sequence ATGCTGATCGGATATGCCCGCGTCTCCAAAGCCGATGGCTCGCAGTCTCTCGACCTGCAGCACGACACCTTGCGCGCCGCAGGTGTCGAACGGGACAATATCTATGATGATCTTGCTTCCGGCGGTCGTGATGATCGCCCTGGCTTGACTGCCTGCCTCAAGTCATTGCGTGACGGCGATGTGCTGGTGGTCTGGAAGCTCGATCGCCTCGGACGATCGCTTGCCCATCTGGTCAACACGGTGAAGGAGCTGTCAGACCGCAAGATCGGCCTGCGGGTTCTGACTGGAAAGGGCGCTCAGATCGACACCACGACTGCGTCCGGTCGCATGGTGTTCGGAATCTTCGCCACCTTGGCCGAGTTCGAGCGGGATCTGATCCGAGAGCGCACCATGGCGGGTCTCGCCTCCGCGAGAGCGCGCGGTCGCAAGGGCGGACGAAAATTCGCGCTCACCAAAGCTCAGGTGCGTCTCGCGCAAGCCGCCATGGCCCAGCGCGATACTTCAGTTTCCGATCTCTGCAAGGAACTCGGCATCGAGCGCGTCACTCTCTACCGATATGTCGGTCCCAAAGGCGAGCTCAGAGACCATGGAAAGCATGTTCTCGGACTTACGTCGCAACTCGTTTCTTTTCGCAAGTTGAGCCACCTCCGCGCTTCATCAGAAAACTGA
- a CDS encoding potassium channel family protein, translating to MSLVWVIVGLVAMAAVLLDMFQTLLYPSGDGWLSAPFMRLIWRASKRLGHPLGSATGPLAMVSSIALWVVLMVTAGALIYVPYVPDGFLYSPGIDPSRYPDFAEALYLSLVSIATLGFGDVVGIGPWLRFAPPLEALAGFAVLTAALTWFSQIEGPLVRRRALAMELRTLAETDAAGHLVDWHPSAAHATLSGLARSILEVRTDFAHHTEQFYFQETEPNMALSLQLDQALALRDAALAAQDVSVRDGGQQLRVALEQFAHLLASEFVDTDGAVASTLDAYRTEHSR from the coding sequence GTGAGCTTGGTCTGGGTGATCGTGGGGCTGGTGGCTATGGCCGCGGTGCTGCTCGACATGTTCCAAACCCTGCTGTACCCGAGCGGTGACGGCTGGCTGAGCGCCCCATTCATGCGCCTCATCTGGAGGGCCTCGAAGAGACTCGGACATCCGCTGGGATCGGCGACGGGACCGTTGGCCATGGTGTCCTCCATCGCCTTGTGGGTGGTCCTGATGGTGACGGCCGGCGCGTTGATCTACGTCCCGTACGTTCCCGACGGCTTCCTCTACTCGCCGGGGATCGACCCCTCTCGGTACCCGGACTTCGCCGAAGCCCTGTACCTCTCGCTCGTGTCCATCGCGACGCTCGGGTTCGGCGACGTGGTCGGCATCGGTCCCTGGCTACGGTTCGCACCGCCCCTTGAAGCGCTCGCCGGGTTCGCCGTGCTGACCGCCGCCCTCACGTGGTTCTCCCAGATCGAGGGACCGCTCGTCCGCCGCCGGGCCTTGGCGATGGAGCTGCGCACGCTCGCCGAGACGGACGCGGCCGGCCACCTCGTCGATTGGCACCCGTCAGCTGCACACGCCACGCTGAGCGGCCTTGCGCGCAGCATCCTGGAGGTCCGCACCGACTTCGCCCACCACACGGAGCAGTTCTACTTCCAGGAGACCGAGCCGAACATGGCGCTCTCGCTCCAACTCGACCAGGCCCTCGCGCTACGGGACGCCGCGTTGGCCGCGCAGGACGTTTCCGTGCGCGACGGCGGTCAGCAGCTGCGCGTGGCGCTGGAGCAGTTCGCCCACCTCCTGGCCAGCGAATTCGTCGACACCGACGGCGCGGTCGCCTCTACGCTCGACGCCTACCGCACGGAGCACAGCCGCTGA